A stretch of the Campylobacter concisus genome encodes the following:
- a CDS encoding isoleucyl-tRNA synthetase, with the protein MKILNAFFTGIIFVLAPIFTLFVGIYNNYFSYYGISEYFNVIFVDNVPFLWLLPVFFIFGYCFFYASFRKIFRAFYLVLLIVCAFSWYPDFGRTLGENYFMSKSLSLDISSNLENEQKTDGKILYEGRREIYFLRSDNNKVVKISK; encoded by the coding sequence ATGAAAATTTTAAATGCTTTTTTTACGGGTATTATATTTGTCCTTGCTCCTATTTTTACGCTATTTGTTGGAATTTACAACAACTACTTTTCTTACTATGGCATAAGCGAGTATTTTAATGTTATTTTTGTTGATAACGTGCCTTTCTTATGGCTTTTACCCGTATTTTTTATATTTGGGTATTGCTTTTTTTACGCGTCTTTTAGAAAAATTTTTAGAGCCTTTTATTTAGTTTTGCTGATAGTTTGTGCTTTTAGTTGGTATCCTGACTTTGGACGCACTTTAGGAGAGAATTATTTTATGAGCAAATCGCTATCTTTAGATATCTCATCAAATTTAGAAAATGAGCAAAAGACTGATGGAAAGATACTTTATGAAGGACGAAGAGAAATTTATTTTTTAAGAAGCGATAATAATAAAGTCGTTAAAATTTCAAAGTAA
- a CDS encoding DUF507 family protein: protein MRLKLPHVPYISHKIAIDLLNCGFVRLNKGIEPIVSKTSEILTVDIQKERALDERVNELLEKNEDEMQTMQIDRKNMFWLVKKKLAGEFDVILTHEDRFSNIAHKVLETIWKSGLVDYNVSENRVKNVIYNSIDEYLKSYEKIEDDVYEMIQNYKHKLIPGTDEYDLIFERLYQDELKKRGML, encoded by the coding sequence ATGCGTTTAAAACTCCCACACGTTCCGTATATTTCACATAAAATAGCAATAGATCTTCTAAATTGTGGTTTCGTAAGATTAAATAAAGGCATTGAGCCAATCGTATCAAAAACAAGCGAAATTTTAACAGTCGATATTCAAAAAGAAAGAGCTTTAGATGAGCGAGTAAATGAGCTTTTGGAGAAAAATGAAGATGAGATGCAAACTATGCAAATTGACCGCAAAAATATGTTTTGGCTCGTTAAAAAGAAGCTCGCAGGCGAATTTGATGTAATCTTAACCCACGAAGATAGATTTAGCAATATCGCTCACAAAGTGCTTGAAACTATTTGGAAGAGCGGTCTTGTTGATTATAATGTATCTGAAAATCGCGTAAAAAATGTGATTTATAACTCAATAGACGAGTACTTAAAAAGCTATGAGAAGATAGAAGATGATGTTTATGAAATGATACAAAATTATAAACATAAGCTAATCCCAGGAACTGATGAATATGATCTTATCTTTGAGCGTTTGTATCAAGATGAGCTTAAAAAAAGAGGCATGCTTTAA
- the carA gene encoding glutamine-hydrolyzing carbamoyl-phosphate synthase small subunit — protein sequence MKAYIYIENGVFLEAKAFGAHGECAGELVFNTSMTGYEEIMSDPSYAGQFIVFTMPEIGIVGINEDDMESLRIHASGVIMRSYNEIPSNYRSQKSLGKFFEEQGKFGVYDVDTRYLTKMLRDEGALMAYISTQISDKDELKRRLESSGRIENINYVKTVSAMDEYEHKKGAWDRNLKSYKPLKSIGKKIAVFDFGVKRNILNELCETGLEVIVVPHDTKAEILIEKFKNGEINGVFLSNGPGEPKNLKAEIGEIKKMIEARIPIFGICLGHQLLSNAFGYETYKLKFGQHGANHPVLNLETRAIEITTQNHNYNVPESIAEVAVVTHRNLFDNTIEGVRYKDYPIFSVQHHPEASGGPSESKYIFKQFLEIL from the coding sequence ATGAAAGCTTACATTTATATTGAAAATGGTGTTTTTTTAGAAGCAAAAGCTTTTGGTGCTCACGGCGAGTGTGCAGGTGAGCTCGTTTTTAATACCTCGATGACTGGCTACGAAGAGATCATGAGCGATCCAAGCTATGCTGGTCAGTTTATCGTCTTTACTATGCCAGAAATAGGCATAGTAGGTATAAATGAAGACGATATGGAGAGTCTTAGAATTCATGCAAGTGGCGTTATAATGAGAAGCTACAATGAAATTCCATCAAACTACCGCTCACAAAAATCTTTGGGAAAATTTTTCGAAGAGCAAGGTAAATTTGGCGTTTATGACGTTGATACTAGATATCTTACAAAGATGCTACGTGACGAGGGTGCGCTTATGGCCTATATATCAACGCAGATAAGTGACAAAGATGAGCTAAAACGCAGGCTTGAAAGTAGCGGCCGTATCGAAAATATAAACTACGTAAAAACAGTTAGTGCGATGGATGAATATGAGCACAAAAAAGGTGCATGGGATAGAAATTTAAAGTCATATAAGCCGCTAAAAAGTATTGGTAAAAAGATAGCTGTTTTTGACTTTGGCGTAAAGAGAAATATCTTAAACGAGCTATGTGAAACTGGTCTTGAAGTCATCGTTGTACCACACGATACTAAGGCTGAAATTTTGATAGAAAAATTTAAAAATGGCGAGATAAATGGGGTATTTTTATCAAATGGTCCTGGTGAGCCAAAAAATTTAAAGGCTGAAATAGGCGAGATCAAAAAGATGATTGAGGCTAGGATACCTATATTTGGCATCTGTCTTGGACATCAGTTACTCTCAAACGCCTTTGGGTACGAGACATATAAGCTTAAATTTGGTCAGCACGGAGCAAATCATCCTGTACTAAATTTAGAAACCAGGGCGATCGAGATAACAACGCAAAATCACAATTACAACGTACCAGAGAGCATCGCAGAAGTGGCAGTTGTGACACATAGAAATTTATTTGACAACACAATCGAAGGCGTGAGATACAAAGACTATCCGATCTTTTCGGTCCAGCACCACCCAGAAGCAAGTGGTGGTCCAAGCGAGAGTAAATATATATTTAAGCAGTTTTTAGAAATTTTATAA